Proteins from one Mucilaginibacter jinjuensis genomic window:
- a CDS encoding acyl-CoA thioesterase has protein sequence MTEKKKYAHFETEHRVRPDDIDMFQHVHNSKYFDYVMAARYEQMDVCYGMSMEKFMERGYGWVVRTAFIEYKRALMLGDRFLVKTGIETIDERGCRVHFVISNKETKKICSDGWIDFSLIDIKTNKAAKLPQDIIDHYQH, from the coding sequence ATGACAGAAAAAAAGAAATACGCCCATTTTGAAACCGAGCACCGGGTACGGCCCGATGATATCGATATGTTTCAGCATGTGCACAACAGCAAATACTTTGATTATGTAATGGCTGCCCGTTACGAGCAAATGGATGTTTGCTACGGCATGTCTATGGAGAAATTCATGGAGCGCGGTTATGGCTGGGTGGTACGCACCGCATTTATTGAATACAAACGTGCCCTAATGCTGGGCGACCGCTTCCTGGTAAAAACAGGCATCGAGACCATTGATGAGCGAGGCTGTCGCGTACACTTTGTAATCAGCAATAAAGAAACTAAAAAAATCTGCAGTGATGGCTGGATTGATTTTAGCCTGATTGATATTAAAACCAATAAAGCGGCTAAATTACCGCAGGATATTATTGATCATTATCAGCATTAA
- the rpe gene encoding ribulose-phosphate 3-epimerase, protein MNHIIAPSILAADFANLQRDTEMVNNSEADWFHIDIMDGLFVPNISFGFPVMKAVAKYAKKPLDVHLMIVDPDRYLQQFKEAGAYSITVHMEACTHLHRTVQAIKELGCKASVALNPHTPVASLVDIIGDLDMVLIMSVNPGFGGQKFIPNTYKKIKELKALASAENPDLIIEIDGGVDQTNVNNLLEAGATALVAGNSVFSAADQQNAIKQLKNPLKS, encoded by the coding sequence ATGAACCACATCATTGCACCGTCTATCCTGGCAGCTGATTTTGCCAACTTACAACGTGATACCGAAATGGTTAATAACAGTGAGGCCGACTGGTTTCACATCGATATAATGGACGGCCTTTTTGTGCCTAACATCTCCTTTGGTTTCCCGGTAATGAAGGCTGTTGCCAAATACGCTAAAAAGCCACTTGATGTGCATTTAATGATTGTTGACCCTGATCGTTACCTGCAGCAATTTAAAGAAGCCGGTGCTTATAGCATTACTGTACACATGGAAGCCTGTACACACCTGCACCGCACAGTACAAGCCATTAAAGAGCTGGGTTGTAAAGCTTCGGTTGCATTAAACCCTCATACACCGGTGGCCTCGCTGGTTGATATTATTGGCGATCTGGATATGGTGCTTATCATGTCTGTTAACCCGGGCTTCGGTGGTCAAAAGTTTATACCCAATACTTACAAGAAAATAAAAGAGCTGAAAGCGTTGGCTTCCGCAGAAAATCCGGACCTGATTATTGAAATTGATGGGGGAGTAGACCAAACAAATGTTAATAACCTGCTCGAAGCCGGGGCGACTGCACTGGTTGCAGGTAACTCTGTATTCTCGGCCGCCGATCAACAAAATGCTATTAAACAGCTCAAAAACCCACTAAAATCATAG
- the rpsO gene encoding 30S ribosomal protein S15 has protein sequence MYLSKEAKAEIFAKHGGEATNTGSAEGQVALFTTRIAHLTGHLKKNKKDFSTQLSLQKLVGKRRALLAYLYKKDIGRYRAIIKALELRDIIK, from the coding sequence ATGTATCTAAGTAAAGAAGCGAAAGCAGAGATTTTCGCAAAACACGGTGGCGAAGCTACCAACACAGGTTCGGCAGAAGGCCAGGTTGCATTGTTTACAACCCGTATCGCACACTTAACCGGTCACCTGAAAAAAAACAAAAAAGATTTTTCTACTCAATTATCATTGCAAAAATTAGTAGGTAAACGCCGCGCGCTGTTAGCTTACTTGTATAAAAAAGATATTGGAAGATACCGTGCTATCATTAAAGCTCTTGAGCTGCGTGATATCATCAAGTAA
- the pnp gene encoding polyribonucleotide nucleotidyltransferase: MSYNVIRKTIDLGDGRTIEIETGKLAKQADGSVVVKMGDTMLLATVVSSKEAKEGVDFLPLSVDYQEKYAATGRIPGGFLRREARLSDYEVLISRLVDRALRPMFPEDYHADTQVMISLISADKDIMPDALAGLAASAALSVSDIPFNGPISEVRVAKIDGQLVINPTLSQLEHATLEFIVAGSEHDINMVEGESKEIQEAELVEAIKFAHTAIKLQCLAQKELTIEVGKTEKRVYSHEHSNEDLKKAIYAATYDQVYAIASSASGKDERGAKFKEVRDTYIATLGEIDDVTKFLAKKYYHDVEYDAIRNLVLDEGKRLDGRKTTEIRPIWSEVSYLPAAHGSAVFTRGETQSLTTVTLGAKDDEQMIDGAFINGYQKFILHYNFPGFSTGEVRPNRGAGRREIGHGNLAMRSLKRVLPDADENPYTIRVVSDILESNGSSSMATVCAGTLALMDAGVKITNPVSGIAMGLITNEMGTKYAILSDILGDEDHLGDMDFKVTGTKNGIVACQMDLKINGLSYEVLTNALDQAKEGRLHILGEMAKTLSAPREDYKPFAPRIVTIKIDKEFIGAVIGPGGKIIQEMQRETGATISIEEKDNQGIVQIFADDKASIDAAVSRIRAIASKPEVGEVYEGKVRSIMPFGAFVEIMPGKDGLLHISEIDHKRIETMDGVFEVGEMVKVKLIDIDKQGKLKLSRKVLLPKPERNTEPKA; the protein is encoded by the coding sequence ATGAGTTACAACGTAATTAGAAAAACCATCGATTTAGGTGACGGCCGCACCATTGAGATCGAAACCGGTAAACTGGCCAAACAAGCAGATGGCTCTGTAGTGGTTAAAATGGGTGATACCATGTTATTGGCTACTGTAGTTTCATCAAAAGAAGCGAAAGAGGGTGTAGACTTTTTGCCACTTTCTGTTGACTACCAAGAAAAATATGCTGCTACGGGACGTATCCCTGGTGGTTTTTTACGCCGTGAGGCGCGTTTATCAGACTATGAGGTTTTAATCTCTCGTTTGGTTGACCGTGCATTACGCCCAATGTTCCCTGAAGATTATCACGCTGATACCCAAGTGATGATCTCTCTGATCTCTGCTGATAAAGATATTATGCCTGATGCACTAGCCGGTTTGGCAGCATCTGCAGCTTTATCTGTTTCTGATATCCCTTTCAACGGACCAATTTCTGAGGTTCGTGTTGCTAAAATTGATGGCCAGCTGGTTATCAACCCAACCCTAAGCCAACTGGAGCATGCTACTTTAGAGTTTATCGTAGCTGGTTCTGAGCATGACATTAACATGGTTGAGGGCGAATCGAAAGAAATTCAGGAAGCTGAATTAGTTGAGGCTATCAAATTTGCACACACTGCTATTAAATTACAGTGTTTAGCTCAAAAAGAATTAACCATTGAAGTTGGTAAAACCGAAAAACGCGTTTACAGCCACGAACACAGCAACGAGGATTTGAAAAAAGCAATCTACGCTGCAACTTACGATCAGGTTTATGCTATCGCTTCTTCTGCTTCCGGCAAAGACGAGCGTGGTGCTAAATTTAAAGAAGTACGTGATACTTATATCGCTACTTTAGGCGAGATTGATGATGTTACCAAATTCTTAGCTAAAAAATATTACCACGATGTTGAGTACGATGCTATCCGTAATCTGGTATTAGACGAAGGTAAACGTTTAGATGGCCGTAAAACTACCGAGATCCGCCCAATCTGGAGCGAAGTAAGTTACTTGCCTGCTGCTCACGGTTCTGCCGTATTTACCCGTGGCGAAACTCAATCATTAACCACTGTTACTTTAGGTGCTAAGGATGATGAGCAAATGATTGATGGTGCGTTTATTAACGGCTACCAGAAATTCATTTTACACTATAACTTCCCAGGCTTCTCAACTGGTGAGGTTCGCCCTAACCGTGGTGCTGGCCGTCGCGAAATTGGTCACGGTAACCTGGCTATGCGTTCATTAAAACGCGTATTGCCTGATGCTGATGAGAATCCATATACTATCCGCGTAGTTTCTGATATACTGGAGTCAAACGGTTCGTCGTCAATGGCAACAGTTTGTGCAGGTACCTTGGCTTTGATGGATGCTGGTGTTAAAATTACTAACCCGGTATCTGGTATTGCAATGGGATTGATCACTAACGAAATGGGTACTAAATATGCTATCCTTTCTGATATCTTAGGTGATGAAGATCACTTAGGTGATATGGACTTTAAAGTAACGGGTACTAAAAACGGTATCGTTGCTTGCCAGATGGACTTAAAAATCAATGGCTTATCTTATGAAGTATTAACCAACGCTTTAGATCAGGCTAAAGAAGGCCGTTTACATATCTTAGGCGAAATGGCTAAGACTTTAAGCGCACCTCGTGAAGATTACAAACCGTTTGCTCCGCGTATCGTTACCATTAAAATCGATAAAGAATTTATTGGTGCAGTTATCGGTCCCGGTGGTAAAATTATCCAGGAAATGCAACGCGAAACCGGTGCTACTATATCTATCGAAGAGAAAGATAACCAGGGTATCGTACAAATATTTGCAGACGACAAAGCATCTATCGATGCAGCCGTTTCACGTATCCGCGCTATCGCTTCTAAACCAGAAGTTGGTGAAGTTTACGAAGGCAAAGTAAGATCAATTATGCCTTTCGGTGCATTTGTTGAGATTATGCCAGGTAAAGATGGTTTATTACACATTTCAGAAATCGATCACAAACGTATCGAAACTATGGATGGCGTATTTGAAGTAGGCGAGATGGTTAAAGTAAAACTGATCGACATCGATAAACAAGGTAAACTTAAGTTATCGCGCAAAGTTTTATTGCCAAAGCCAGAACGTAATACCGAGCCCAAAGCTTAA